TGCTGTGACGCTTCGTCGAAGATCAAGGACACCGCACCGGAGTGCCTCTGCTACGTGATCCAGCAAACCCACAAGGGCAGCCCTGAGGTGAAGAGTATGGGTATTCAAGAGGCTAGGCTCATCCAGCTCCCTTCTGCTTGCAAATTGAAGAATGCTAGCATCTCCAACTGTCCCAGTATGAAACAAACtattattctttcttcttattaAATTACTCTTCTACCTTAGCCCACGAAACTCTTTGGCTAAGATAGAAGAGTAGTTTAATGCTTCTAATTTTAGTACTTTTGGGAATAACTGACTCCAACTTTTCTTGATGTTATGACAGAGCTTCTAGGTCTATCTCCAGGCTCAGCAGATGCACAAATCTTCACTAACATCTCTTCATCGAGTAATAGTAGTACGGCTTCATCCTCAACCTCGTCCTCATCCTCATCAGCAACACCCACCTCGCAGAACGATTCCCATGGAACCATGCTTAGACCTCCTCTCATGAGAGACATAACAGCGCTCATGGCCTTGCCCATGCTTCTCCTTGTGCTTCCCACTGCAACTG
The genomic region above belongs to Arachis duranensis cultivar V14167 chromosome 3, aradu.V14167.gnm2.J7QH, whole genome shotgun sequence and contains:
- the LOC107482126 gene encoding non-specific lipid transfer protein GPI-anchored 1 — its product is MTRSGSRLYLLVLLVLVALQVEVEGANALAGKCSTVVQQVIPCLNFATGQAQVPSKECCDASSKIKDTAPECLCYVIQQTHKGSPEVKSMGIQEARLIQLPSACKLKNASISNCPKLLGLSPGSADAQIFTNISSSSNSSTASSSTSSSSSSATPTSQNDSHGTMLRPPLMRDITALMALPMLLLVLPTATVTLYS